A DNA window from Hordeum vulgare subsp. vulgare chromosome 1H, MorexV3_pseudomolecules_assembly, whole genome shotgun sequence contains the following coding sequences:
- the LOC123407796 gene encoding uncharacterized protein LOC123407796, which produces MRREGKEKDSTSEQRGGNQPARLALSLERLILSHHRMGNSLRCCLACVLPCGALDLIRIVHLSGRVEEYGRPVAAGEILSANPNHVLSKPCSQGVVRRILIVSPESELERGQIYFLIPASSVPAERKKKTGSAADSQGTQKTPSAANPGHGGKTRSHVRSKPPSDHGSGRDVQSEKRSLHRRRVSTGGRTVVWRPHLECIVEGT; this is translated from the coding sequence ATGCGAAGGGAGGGAAAGGAAAAGGACTCGACCTCAGAGCAGAGAGGTGGCAATCAACCAGCTAGGCTAGCTCTGAGCCTAGAGAGACTGATTCTTAGTCATCATAGAATGGGCAATAGCTTGAGGTGCTGCCTGGCTTGCGTGCTCCCCTGCGGCGCGCTGGACCTGATCAGGATCGTCCACCTCAGCGGCCGCGTCGAGGAGTACGGCCGGCCGGTCGCCGCCGGCGAGATCCTCTCCGCTAACCCAAACCACGTGCTGAGCAAGCCGTGCTCGCAGGGCGTCGTGCGGAGGATACTCATCGTCTCCCCGGAGTCCGAGCTGGAGCGCGGCCAGATATACTTCCTCATCCCGGCGTCCTCGGTGCCggccgagaggaagaagaagaccggcTCGGCTGCCGACTCGCAAGGCACCCAGAAGACACCGTCGGCGGCGAACCCTGGCCACGGCGGCAAGACCCGTAGCCATGTCAGAAGCAAGCCGCCGTCAGATCACGGCAGTGGCCGTGATGTGCAGTCGGAGAAGAGGTCGTTGCACCGGCGACGAGTGAGCACCGGCGGCCGGACCGTCGTGTGGAGGCCACACCTCGAGTGCATCGTGGAGGGCACTTGA